In one window of Desulfovibrio sp. UCD-KL4C DNA:
- a CDS encoding TetR/AcrR family transcriptional regulator yields MKKRMDRNSRREQIAEAALKLAATDISAITVENVAKACKIVPSALYRHYKNKDEIFEGLRQLVRNKIKENTVNAAKEETNSIAILKNIALKHGDFIYKYPGIPRLLFSNQGANKDSLKRKGFLSIMAEYRETMTMIARKGQQKGEIRTDIKPEDIVFMFLGTVVPPSFLFHLSDGEFDPRLQIERNFILFEDAIKNRHISEES; encoded by the coding sequence TTGAAAAAAAGAATGGATCGAAATTCACGCCGAGAACAAATCGCGGAAGCTGCATTAAAACTCGCTGCTACAGACATTTCAGCGATTACAGTAGAAAATGTTGCAAAAGCATGTAAGATTGTTCCATCCGCACTATATAGGCACTATAAAAATAAAGATGAAATATTTGAAGGCTTACGACAACTTGTAAGAAATAAAATAAAAGAAAACACAGTAAATGCAGCAAAAGAAGAAACCAACTCTATTGCTATTTTAAAAAATATTGCTCTGAAACATGGAGATTTTATTTATAAATATCCTGGGATTCCGCGACTTCTTTTTTCGAATCAGGGAGCAAACAAAGACTCTTTAAAGCGAAAAGGATTTCTAAGTATCATGGCGGAATATCGTGAGACCATGACAATGATTGCCCGAAAGGGTCAGCAAAAAGGTGAAATAAGAACGGACATAAAACCGGAAGACATAGTCTTTATGTTTTTAGGAACTGTGGTCCCACCTTCATTTCTGTTTCATCTTTCCGACGGAGAATTTGACCCACGACTCCAAATAGAGCGGAATTTTATTTTATTTGAAGATGCAATAAAAAACAGACACATTTCGGAGGAATCCTGA
- a CDS encoding Na+/H+ antiporter NhaC family protein, with the protein MRYFKTIFLIFAFILLFCHPAFAADSSLASTNAAKFGILTLIPPLVAIILAFITKNVVLSLLLGVFSGAFMLELKGFHIYDAFIAGFLRLSNEILASLASPWNAGIILQCLAIGGLIALVSKMGGAKAIADALAKKARSPKSSQLVTWFLGLLIFFDDYANSLTIGPIMRPVTDKMKVSREKLAFIIDATAAPIAGIALISTWVAYEVGLIRDGLHGIGYTMNAYGVFVETIPYRFYNILILVFILGTIWFMREFGPMYKAEQRARTTGKVLSDTAKPMISDETTELQPNPNITPSIWYAIIPIGTLIAAAFLGFYFNGYNSIMGGDNAQLIKLFNDSPICFRAIREAFGASDASVVLFQAALIAGIVALAIAIGKRILKVDEAISTWIQGVKSLNITAVILLLAWSLSGIIKELGTAAYLVNILSDTIPIFLLPSIIFIMGSIISFATGTSYGTMGILMPLCIPLAYALSPEQGYVILNIGSVLTGAIFGDHCSPISDTTILSSMGAACDHIDHTKTQLFYAIPVALISILFGYIPAGLGMPISIILPVSILAILATIRFIGKPVAN; encoded by the coding sequence ATGCGTTATTTTAAGACCATTTTTTTAATTTTTGCCTTTATTTTACTGTTTTGCCATCCAGCATTTGCTGCTGACTCCAGCTTGGCTTCTACCAATGCTGCAAAATTCGGGATACTCACCCTCATTCCACCTTTGGTTGCTATTATTCTTGCGTTCATCACTAAAAATGTCGTTCTTTCACTTCTTTTGGGTGTTTTTTCTGGGGCATTTATGCTTGAGTTAAAAGGATTCCATATCTACGACGCTTTTATCGCAGGATTCCTAAGACTTTCTAATGAAATACTTGCTTCTCTAGCCAGCCCTTGGAATGCAGGTATCATTTTACAATGCCTTGCTATCGGCGGGCTTATCGCCCTTGTTTCCAAAATGGGCGGCGCAAAAGCAATTGCTGATGCTCTTGCTAAAAAAGCAAGAAGCCCTAAAAGTTCACAGCTTGTAACTTGGTTCTTAGGTTTGCTTATCTTCTTTGACGATTACGCTAACTCACTGACTATCGGCCCTATAATGCGCCCTGTTACTGATAAAATGAAGGTATCCAGAGAAAAACTCGCATTCATTATTGATGCAACAGCCGCCCCTATCGCGGGAATCGCTTTAATTTCAACATGGGTTGCATATGAAGTTGGACTTATTCGTGACGGACTTCATGGCATCGGCTACACAATGAACGCTTATGGCGTGTTTGTAGAAACTATTCCCTACAGATTTTATAATATTTTAATTCTAGTCTTTATCCTCGGAACAATCTGGTTCATGAGAGAATTTGGGCCAATGTATAAAGCTGAACAGCGTGCGCGGACCACAGGTAAAGTATTAAGCGACACAGCTAAACCTATGATTTCCGATGAAACAACTGAATTACAACCTAATCCCAACATTACCCCCAGCATCTGGTATGCAATTATCCCAATCGGAACTCTTATCGCAGCGGCATTTTTAGGCTTCTATTTTAACGGTTACAATTCAATAATGGGCGGAGACAACGCCCAACTAATTAAATTATTCAACGATTCTCCAATATGTTTCAGAGCAATTCGCGAAGCTTTCGGCGCATCTGATGCATCTGTTGTTTTATTTCAGGCAGCTTTGATCGCCGGAATCGTCGCCCTTGCAATTGCTATCGGTAAAAGAATTTTAAAAGTAGATGAAGCAATTTCCACATGGATTCAAGGAGTAAAGTCTCTAAATATAACAGCAGTAATTTTACTTCTGGCATGGTCCCTTTCCGGAATCATTAAAGAACTCGGAACAGCTGCATATTTGGTAAATATTTTATCTGATACTATCCCCATATTCCTGTTACCTTCAATCATTTTCATAATGGGTTCAATCATCTCATTTGCTACAGGAACTTCTTACGGAACGATGGGAATATTAATGCCGCTGTGTATTCCACTGGCATATGCGCTAAGCCCTGAGCAAGGTTACGTAATCTTAAACATCGGTTCTGTTCTCACCGGAGCAATCTTTGGAGACCACTGCTCTCCAATTTCAGATACAACAATCCTGTCATCAATGGGAGCAGCGTGTGATCATATAGACCACACAAAAACCCAGTTGTTTTATGCAATTCCGGTCGCACTTATATCTATCCTATTCGGCTATATTCCCGCAGGCCTCGGAATGCCAATATCCATAATACTTCCGGTGTCTATTTTGGCCATACTCGCAACAATACGCTTTATAGGTAAACCAGTCGCTAACTGA